In the genome of Thiomicrospira aerophila AL3, one region contains:
- a CDS encoding PAS domain-containing sensor histidine kinase, producing MIQSPAHSKPLTQAKLGLGFMAISLLVLIASLVYFFHVLQPRLTQEAQDQATLLVNNIAQPLTYYDVLVDEHQTILTTSLLLLYSDENEQPFIKAISLNFNPTLINRPTLFDGQLCDNCFIVSLPLFDNQTAELLAEAKFWVNPVNHQRLINDLREKLLITLSLILLLLAGFWILLKHLLQQLINSQQHNQSILNSIEDILFMINSNGTVIDQNPIAATIVTKKTFVLADLVQTLHGQPLDIITDSKLNHPIEIRYKQGKYQGEIGLMTISKMQPSGLQPQDQFIVLIKNIQALRSAQAELKHQTELAHLSRLRTLGEMASGIAHEVKQPLAVIRLGAEGLKGLHQQAWSDDSRQFALELDQTIIEQVDRADRIVRNIRSFARLEQAAAQWIKVPDVIESALGFVKQAYHLDKIKLIENIDYNQPRLFMEYHKLEQVIVNLVANAKDAIEEKSANTPPKDYQAWIKLNLYQQSNQVILEVEDNGCGMTLEQKQKCLTPFYTTKDAEKGVGIGLAIVKNIADLYDAKLTITSNIGEGTCFRLSFNCPTNLTTDDALA from the coding sequence ATGATTCAAAGCCCTGCCCATTCTAAACCGCTTACCCAAGCCAAACTAGGCCTAGGCTTTATGGCCATTAGTTTGTTGGTCTTGATTGCCTCACTCGTGTATTTTTTTCACGTTCTGCAACCGAGACTGACACAAGAAGCACAAGATCAGGCAACGTTGTTGGTCAATAATATTGCCCAACCCCTAACATACTATGACGTATTGGTTGACGAACATCAGACTATCTTAACCACCAGCCTATTACTGCTCTATAGCGATGAAAATGAACAACCTTTTATTAAAGCGATTTCACTAAACTTTAACCCTACACTCATTAACCGCCCTACTCTTTTCGACGGGCAACTATGTGACAACTGTTTTATCGTTAGCTTACCGCTATTTGATAATCAAACAGCCGAATTATTAGCCGAAGCTAAATTTTGGGTCAATCCTGTTAATCATCAGCGCCTTATCAACGACCTAAGAGAAAAGCTGCTTATTACTCTGTCGCTGATCTTATTGTTACTGGCTGGGTTTTGGATCTTATTAAAGCACTTGCTTCAACAACTCATCAACAGCCAACAACACAACCAAAGTATCTTAAACAGTATTGAAGACATACTATTTATGATTAATTCAAATGGCACAGTCATAGATCAAAACCCTATAGCTGCAACTATTGTCACTAAAAAAACCTTTGTCCTAGCAGACTTAGTTCAAACCCTGCACGGTCAACCACTTGATATTATTACTGATTCAAAATTAAATCACCCCATCGAAATTCGTTATAAACAAGGCAAATATCAGGGCGAGATTGGTTTAATGACCATCAGTAAAATGCAACCGAGTGGATTACAACCTCAGGATCAATTCATTGTGCTGATAAAAAATATTCAGGCCCTCCGCTCCGCTCAAGCCGAACTTAAACATCAAACAGAACTAGCCCATCTAAGTCGTTTGCGTACCTTGGGAGAAATGGCATCAGGCATTGCCCATGAAGTAAAACAACCCTTAGCGGTCATTAGATTAGGCGCAGAGGGTTTAAAAGGTTTGCATCAGCAGGCCTGGTCAGACGACAGTCGTCAATTTGCGCTAGAACTGGATCAGACCATTATTGAGCAGGTTGACCGCGCCGATCGAATCGTACGCAATATTCGTTCCTTTGCGCGCCTAGAGCAAGCGGCGGCTCAATGGATTAAAGTTCCCGATGTAATCGAATCGGCACTTGGGTTTGTTAAACAGGCCTATCATCTCGACAAGATTAAACTTATTGAAAACATTGATTACAACCAGCCAAGATTGTTTATGGAATATCATAAACTAGAACAAGTGATTGTCAATTTAGTTGCAAACGCGAAAGATGCGATAGAAGAAAAATCTGCAAACACCCCCCCTAAGGATTATCAAGCCTGGATTAAGTTAAATCTTTATCAGCAATCAAACCAAGTCATATTAGAGGTCGAAGACAATGGTTGTGGCATGACCCTTGAACAAAAACAAAAATGCCTCACGCCTTTTTACACCACTAAGGATGCGGAAAAAGGTGTGGGAATTGGGTTGGCCATAGTGAAAAATATTGCCGATTTATATGATGCCAAATTGACTATCACATCAAATATCGGTGAAGGCACCTGTTTTAGACTCAGCTTTAACTGCCCAACCAATCTGACAACTGACGACGCTCTCGCTTAG
- a CDS encoding RNA-binding S4 domain-containing protein: protein MDDLDKIRLDKWLWAARFFKTRGLASEALKGGKVTLNDAKPKSSKMLNLGDRLAITQAHRKVEVTVLVLSDKRGNAEQAQTLYCLESETLIQNKNPQDQALAGYREKGAGRPTKRERRQLSDWLGS, encoded by the coding sequence ATGGACGATTTGGATAAAATACGGCTGGATAAGTGGCTTTGGGCGGCGCGGTTTTTTAAAACGCGTGGCTTGGCATCAGAGGCCTTAAAAGGTGGCAAGGTCACCTTAAATGACGCCAAGCCTAAGTCGAGCAAAATGCTTAATTTGGGTGATAGGTTGGCGATTACCCAAGCTCATCGCAAGGTAGAGGTGACGGTGCTTGTGTTGAGTGATAAGCGTGGTAATGCCGAGCAAGCCCAAACCTTATATTGTCTTGAATCAGAAACCTTGATCCAAAACAAGAATCCACAGGATCAAGCGCTTGCTGGGTATCGAGAAAAAGGAGCCGGCCGCCCCACTAAGCGAGAGCGTCGTCAGTTGTCAGATTGGTTGGGCAGTTAA
- the hemF gene encoding oxygen-dependent coproporphyrinogen oxidase: MTDHSQINVEAVKSYLLQLQDDICQQLLAEETAAVEFITDSWERDGEEGTMGLTGGGRSRVLEQGDVIEKGGVNFSHVRGKTLPVSATAHRPELAGRSFQALGVSLVIHPRNPYAPTSHANVRMFIAEKEGEAPVWWFGGGFDLTPFYPFDEDVVHWHQQAKQACDPFGEQVYADYKKWCDDYFYLKHRQETRGVGGLFFDDLNAPGFEQSFALMRSIGDHYIKAYRPILARRKNSEYGERERDFQLYRRGRYAEFNLVFDRGTLFGLQTGGRTESILMSMPPLVTWKYNYHPEPGSAEAKLYDYLMPRDWLGVAG, from the coding sequence ATGACGGATCATAGCCAGATCAATGTTGAAGCCGTAAAAAGCTATTTGTTGCAATTGCAAGATGATATTTGCCAACAACTGCTCGCTGAGGAAACTGCCGCGGTTGAATTTATCACGGATAGCTGGGAGCGGGATGGTGAAGAAGGGACGATGGGTCTCACTGGCGGTGGGCGTTCTCGCGTGCTTGAACAAGGCGACGTGATCGAAAAGGGCGGCGTTAACTTTTCCCATGTTCGTGGTAAAACCTTACCGGTATCGGCCACCGCACATCGCCCTGAGTTAGCAGGGCGATCGTTTCAAGCATTGGGTGTATCGCTAGTCATTCACCCACGCAATCCTTATGCCCCAACGTCTCATGCTAATGTACGGATGTTTATCGCTGAAAAAGAGGGCGAAGCACCGGTTTGGTGGTTTGGCGGTGGCTTTGATTTAACGCCTTTTTATCCTTTTGATGAAGATGTGGTGCATTGGCATCAACAGGCTAAACAAGCCTGTGACCCTTTTGGTGAGCAGGTTTATGCCGATTATAAAAAATGGTGTGATGACTATTTTTATTTAAAACACCGCCAAGAAACCCGTGGTGTGGGGGGGCTATTTTTTGATGATTTAAATGCGCCTGGATTTGAGCAGAGTTTTGCTTTGATGCGCTCAATTGGCGATCATTATATCAAGGCCTATCGACCCATCTTAGCGCGTCGAAAAAATAGCGAGTATGGTGAGCGGGAGCGTGACTTCCAACTTTATCGTCGCGGTCGTTATGCTGAATTTAATTTGGTGTTTGATCGCGGCACCTTATTTGGTTTGCAAACGGGTGGGCGCACGGAATCGATTTTGATGTCGATGCCACCGTTGGTGACTTGGAAATACAACTATCACCCCGAACCTGGCAGTGCCGAGGCCAAATTATATGACTATTTAATGCCTCGAGATTGGTTAGGTGTTGCAGGTTAA
- a CDS encoding M48 family metallopeptidase → MMNKLLQPKPLIFAFLGLLLMGCTTTSTTPGLVDVNRSQFFLISQAELVKAGSEAYQAVLKEATDAGTLNKDPEMVARLTRILDEMIPHTAHFRPDAVNWSWEVNLIQDDTINAWVMPGGKIMFYSGLIEKLSLNDDEIAAIMGHEMAHELREHARERISQAQVGSVGLSVVGQLTGVQGAALDLAGAVMNVGILLPFSRVHEVEADRIGIELAARSGYDPAAAIAIWEKMAKLSQGGAPPEFLSTHPSYDSRIKDLTRYSARLQPIYQQALAERNN, encoded by the coding sequence ATGATGAACAAATTGCTGCAACCTAAACCACTCATTTTTGCATTCCTAGGGCTTTTGCTGATGGGCTGTACCACAACCTCCACCACACCAGGCCTAGTTGATGTTAATCGCTCACAATTTTTTCTAATCTCTCAAGCCGAGTTAGTTAAAGCAGGCAGTGAAGCGTATCAAGCCGTGCTCAAAGAAGCGACGGATGCAGGCACCCTCAACAAAGACCCCGAAATGGTAGCGCGTTTAACCCGTATTCTTGATGAAATGATTCCGCATACCGCGCACTTTCGGCCCGATGCGGTCAATTGGAGCTGGGAGGTTAATCTTATCCAAGATGATACGATCAATGCTTGGGTCATGCCTGGTGGCAAAATTATGTTTTACTCAGGGTTGATCGAAAAATTATCCTTAAATGATGATGAAATTGCAGCGATTATGGGTCATGAAATGGCGCATGAACTACGAGAGCACGCTCGAGAACGTATTTCGCAAGCACAAGTGGGTTCAGTGGGACTCAGTGTGGTCGGGCAATTGACCGGAGTGCAAGGCGCAGCACTTGATCTTGCCGGGGCTGTAATGAATGTGGGCATTTTATTGCCCTTTAGTCGTGTACATGAAGTGGAGGCCGATCGAATCGGCATTGAACTGGCTGCGCGCAGTGGCTATGATCCTGCGGCAGCCATTGCAATTTGGGAAAAGATGGCTAAGTTGTCTCAGGGCGGTGCGCCACCCGAGTTTTTAAGCACTCACCCTTCTTATGATTCACGAATTAAGGATTTAACTCGCTATTCCGCACGCCTACAACCTATTTATCAGCAGGCACTCGCAGAACGCAATAACTAA
- the yihA gene encoding ribosome biogenesis GTP-binding protein YihA/YsxC, protein MNQHPLYQKAHYLKSAPNLSHCPEDQGYEVAFAGRSNAGKSSALNVICSQKSLARTSKTPGRTQMINYFQLDEQRFLIDLPGYGFAKVNVNVKRVWEAGLSDYIEQRQALKGLVLMMDVRHPLQPLDVMMLDWCNELELPIHVLLTKADKLSRNQANQAWLQLNKHLQDKYPLASAQLFSSLNKQGLEQAWQKLDSWFDYSLNR, encoded by the coding sequence ATGAATCAACATCCGCTCTATCAGAAAGCCCACTACTTAAAAAGTGCTCCTAATTTATCTCACTGTCCCGAAGACCAAGGCTATGAAGTGGCGTTTGCAGGTCGTTCTAATGCTGGCAAATCCAGTGCGCTGAATGTGATTTGTAGTCAAAAAAGTTTAGCGCGTACCAGTAAAACGCCTGGGCGCACGCAAATGATCAATTATTTTCAGTTAGATGAACAACGATTTTTAATTGATCTGCCAGGCTATGGGTTTGCCAAGGTGAACGTCAATGTAAAACGCGTTTGGGAGGCGGGATTAAGTGATTATATTGAACAACGCCAAGCGCTGAAAGGCTTAGTGTTAATGATGGATGTCCGTCATCCGTTGCAGCCCCTTGATGTAATGATGTTAGATTGGTGTAATGAACTTGAATTGCCTATCCATGTTTTGTTGACCAAAGCTGATAAATTAAGTCGTAATCAAGCCAACCAGGCCTGGTTACAACTTAATAAACATTTACAAGATAAGTATCCTCTTGCCAGTGCTCAGCTATTTTCATCACTCAACAAACAGGGATTAGAGCAGGCCTGGCAAAAACTCGATAGTTGGTTTGATTACTCACTAAACCGTTAG
- a CDS encoding cytochrome c biogenesis protein ResB, translating into MSNVNATAQPKPAPKMVKKPGLWVEFLGSMNLAITLLVMLSIASVIGTVLQQDQVVQDYILKFGPFWYEVYLSLNLYEVYLAGWFMLVLLFLLVSTSVCVTRNTPVFVKEMKQYSEKLSLTALKHQPNNTTYTAAYSVAEQQAFAEAMLKTEGYKTRVYERSDGSVTVAGLKGHWNRIGYFFSHVSIIIIVIGALMDSNAYLRFAEIFGNLEAETRSVPLDEVNPNSWLTPANFSYRGNVNIREGRSADVLFLPHRQGYLVQQLPFRIEVEAFRVDYYDNGMPKSYESDIVLYSPDHEEPIRETIAVNYPLYYKNFAIYQASYGDGGSLVNFNIHALNSPIPSKTVLESAINRQEYINTPEGRFRIEFNDFQLYNIVPRDEEEAAITGRRMKNNGPTVLYRVRNEQGIAMEYEHYMIPNEQEGRWFYMTGVRSDVRDDFRYLFIPADDKRSMDRFFNMLALINNPNNSAVIWREAFPKPLEMDDRAYTMHIQLMQQLTQLYRRAGFDGITRFIQDNVPFDEQEAVASFYFGQLANALQSLYIHVLEQEGVTMNASQDISDTHQVWFEDALTAIGALHRFGPPVFLQLTDFTLIQSSGLQITKSPGKNVVYLGSVLLIIGIFFMFYVRQRRFWVHIRPHEGHTEVTLASKDNRKLPETDAEFEAMVNKFKA; encoded by the coding sequence ATGTCAAATGTAAATGCCACTGCCCAACCTAAACCAGCGCCAAAAATGGTCAAAAAACCCGGTCTATGGGTCGAGTTTTTAGGTTCAATGAACCTTGCCATTACCTTATTAGTGATGCTCTCAATTGCATCAGTTATTGGTACCGTACTACAGCAAGATCAAGTTGTTCAAGACTATATTCTTAAATTTGGCCCTTTTTGGTATGAAGTCTATCTAAGCCTGAATCTTTATGAGGTATATCTCGCTGGTTGGTTCATGCTTGTGTTACTTTTCTTGTTAGTATCAACCAGTGTCTGCGTTACACGCAATACACCTGTGTTTGTAAAAGAAATGAAGCAGTATAGTGAAAAGCTTTCACTTACCGCGCTAAAGCACCAACCCAATAACACCACCTACACCGCAGCCTATTCTGTAGCTGAACAACAGGCTTTTGCCGAAGCTATGTTAAAAACTGAGGGGTATAAAACGCGTGTTTACGAACGTAGTGATGGCAGTGTCACCGTTGCCGGTCTAAAAGGGCATTGGAATAGAATAGGTTATTTCTTTTCCCACGTTTCAATCATTATTATTGTCATTGGCGCGCTAATGGACAGTAATGCGTATTTGCGTTTTGCTGAAATTTTTGGCAATTTAGAAGCTGAAACGCGCAGTGTGCCACTCGATGAAGTCAATCCCAATTCATGGCTAACACCGGCAAACTTTTCTTATCGCGGTAACGTTAATATCCGTGAAGGTCGTAGTGCTGATGTGTTATTTTTACCCCACCGTCAAGGTTACCTAGTACAACAACTACCATTTAGAATTGAAGTTGAAGCCTTTAGAGTTGATTATTATGACAATGGCATGCCCAAGTCCTATGAGAGTGATATCGTCCTTTACTCACCCGATCACGAAGAACCGATTCGCGAAACCATCGCAGTAAACTATCCACTTTACTATAAAAACTTTGCTATTTACCAAGCCTCCTATGGTGATGGTGGCTCACTGGTTAACTTTAATATTCATGCATTAAACTCACCGATACCATCGAAAACAGTATTAGAGTCTGCGATAAATCGCCAAGAATATATCAATACGCCTGAGGGCCGCTTTAGAATAGAGTTTAATGATTTCCAACTCTACAATATTGTGCCTCGCGATGAAGAAGAAGCCGCCATTACCGGTCGTAGAATGAAAAACAATGGCCCAACGGTACTTTATCGTGTTCGTAATGAACAAGGTATCGCTATGGAATATGAACACTACATGATTCCTAATGAGCAAGAAGGTCGTTGGTTTTATATGACCGGGGTTAGAAGTGATGTTCGTGATGACTTCAGATACCTATTTATTCCTGCTGACGACAAGCGTTCAATGGATCGTTTCTTTAATATGTTAGCGTTAATTAATAACCCTAATAATTCAGCGGTCATTTGGCGTGAGGCCTTTCCTAAACCTTTAGAAATGGATGACCGTGCCTATACTATGCATATCCAACTGATGCAACAGCTCACACAGCTATATCGTCGTGCTGGTTTTGATGGGATTACCCGCTTTATCCAAGACAATGTACCCTTTGATGAACAAGAAGCCGTCGCTTCATTCTATTTTGGTCAATTGGCTAATGCCTTACAAAGTCTCTACATTCATGTGTTAGAACAAGAAGGCGTGACGATGAATGCCAGTCAAGATATTAGCGACACTCATCAGGTTTGGTTTGAAGATGCACTGACGGCCATAGGGGCGCTGCATCGATTTGGGCCACCGGTCTTTTTACAACTCACCGATTTCACATTAATCCAATCGAGTGGATTACAAATCACTAAATCCCCAGGAAAAAATGTGGTTTATTTGGGCAGCGTCTTGCTTATAATTGGGATATTCTTTATGTTTTATGTTCGCCAAAGACGTTTTTGGGTACATATTAGACCTCACGAGGGTCATACAGAAGTGACACTAGCGTCCAAAGATAATCGCAAGTTACCCGAGACAGACGCTGAATTTGAAGCAATGGTTAACAAGTTCAAAGCATAG
- the ccsB gene encoding c-type cytochrome biogenesis protein CcsB, translating to MDTTINQTPANNRLPKKESFWDLFLPRDYLWAAFILTASFVSWLVYGDFMDVYEEAILFGTALATIWMGWYWRSFQTHFYTVTAITLIALWMYQLNGNEYAAQETNFFLKYLISSQAAIMWMSFLVLVATVTYFIGFFRNSDFIYRLSTFLAWTAATFGFIGMMVRWYESYLINIDYGHIPVSSLYEVFILFIVMTILMYLYYEQKFKTRAMGGFVMVVMSVSVLFVLWYVFDRQAHEIQPLIPALQSWWMKIHVPTNFVGYGGFSIAAMVGVAVLLRLSLEKRSPEHRLLASLPSLQTMENIMYRAIAIGFAFFTVATVLGAMWAAEAWGGYWSWDPKETWALIVWLNYAAWLHLRMTKGWTGAVMSWWAIVGLFITTFAFLGVNIFLSGLHSYGEL from the coding sequence ATGGATACAACAATTAATCAAACACCCGCTAACAATAGATTGCCCAAGAAGGAAAGTTTTTGGGACCTATTCCTACCTCGTGACTATCTCTGGGCAGCATTTATTCTGACCGCCAGTTTTGTTTCATGGTTAGTTTACGGCGACTTCATGGACGTCTATGAGGAAGCCATTTTATTTGGTACTGCCTTAGCAACTATCTGGATGGGGTGGTATTGGCGCAGCTTCCAAACCCATTTTTATACCGTTACAGCTATAACACTCATAGCTTTATGGATGTACCAACTCAATGGTAATGAATATGCTGCTCAAGAAACTAATTTTTTCTTAAAGTACTTAATTTCTAGCCAAGCCGCTATTATGTGGATGAGCTTTTTGGTACTAGTAGCAACGGTTACTTATTTTATTGGTTTCTTTAGAAATTCTGATTTCATTTATCGCTTATCAACTTTCCTAGCTTGGACTGCCGCTACGTTTGGTTTTATTGGCATGATGGTGCGTTGGTATGAATCTTATCTGATCAACATCGATTATGGACACATTCCGGTAAGTTCACTTTATGAAGTATTCATTCTCTTTATCGTAATGACTATTTTGATGTACCTCTACTATGAACAAAAGTTCAAAACACGTGCAATGGGCGGTTTTGTTATGGTAGTAATGAGTGTGTCGGTATTATTTGTTCTTTGGTATGTATTTGATCGCCAAGCCCATGAAATTCAACCACTTATTCCGGCGTTACAAAGCTGGTGGATGAAAATCCATGTACCTACTAACTTCGTTGGTTACGGTGGCTTCTCAATTGCTGCAATGGTAGGTGTAGCCGTTTTACTTCGTTTGTCACTTGAAAAACGTTCACCAGAACACCGTTTGTTAGCGAGTCTGCCAAGTTTGCAGACTATGGAAAACATTATGTATCGCGCGATTGCGATAGGTTTTGCTTTCTTTACTGTTGCAACCGTATTAGGTGCCATGTGGGCTGCAGAAGCTTGGGGCGGTTATTGGTCATGGGATCCAAAAGAAACTTGGGCACTCATCGTATGGTTAAATTATGCGGCTTGGTTACACCTTCGTATGACTAAAGGTTGGACCGGGGCGGTTATGTCTTGGTGGGCAATTGTTGGTTTATTCATCACCACCTTTGCCTTCCTGGGTGTAAATATTTTCCTATCAGGACTTCATTCTTACGGTGAACTCTAA
- a CDS encoding thiol:disulfide interchange protein DsbA/DsbL, which translates to MQTKLTRRQAVRLTGAGLLSGLAFSQPALAKLNPGIDYREVREIQSIAPHSKQVTEVFFYGCPHCYNLQNSLYEWLATKPTSVHFERMPAVLNNQSWIFMARVYYAAEDLGIIEQSNRSFFDALHRDRLPLSNLGNIAEFHSEFGVTTDQFVQSFNSFKVDQAVRRAQRRTQAYGIEGVPSLIVNGRYLTDLTLSGGHQPLWQNVNNLLNLEA; encoded by the coding sequence ATGCAAACTAAGTTAACTCGCAGACAAGCTGTGCGGTTAACAGGGGCAGGCCTGCTTAGCGGGCTTGCTTTCTCGCAACCTGCATTAGCAAAACTTAATCCTGGTATTGATTATCGTGAAGTGCGTGAAATTCAATCCATCGCACCTCATTCTAAACAGGTCACCGAAGTATTTTTTTATGGATGTCCGCACTGCTACAATCTGCAAAATAGTTTGTATGAGTGGTTAGCCACCAAGCCTACTAGTGTCCATTTTGAACGTATGCCTGCTGTCCTTAATAATCAGAGTTGGATTTTTATGGCACGTGTTTATTATGCTGCTGAAGACTTGGGTATTATTGAGCAATCAAATCGGTCCTTCTTTGATGCACTTCACCGCGATAGGCTACCACTAAGCAATCTTGGTAACATTGCTGAATTTCATAGTGAATTTGGGGTAACAACCGATCAGTTTGTGCAAAGTTTTAATTCATTTAAAGTCGATCAGGCGGTTCGTCGTGCGCAACGTCGTACTCAGGCTTATGGTATTGAAGGTGTGCCTAGTTTAATTGTTAATGGACGTTATTTAACGGATTTAACTCTAAGTGGTGGTCACCAACCCCTTTGGCAAAATGTAAACAACCTGCTTAATCTTGAGGCTTAA
- a CDS encoding acetolactate synthase large subunit has translation MNAAQLFVKCLENEQVEFIFGIPGEENLDLVDALLDSDIRFITTRHEQGAAFMADVYGRLTGKAGVCLSTLGPGATNLVTGVADANMDNAPLVAIAGQAATTRMHKESHQVVDLVSMFKPITKYATQILDPDTVPEVVRKAFKIAQTEKPGASFIDFPENIAEMATLTQPLPVKQARPTTASEKLIKQAAQAIQDATSPLILVGNGAIRANASAQVYALAKQLNIPTVNTFMAKGVVPFFKNTTAMGTAGLQKGDYENGGFSKADLVICIGFDMVEYHPHLWNPRHQHRIIHIDPLPAEVDASYLPEIELIGDIASNLLQLSAMLNTRPNFPLDHPLRDATMAEMNRCKASQDFPLLPQKIIWDLRTAMKRDDIAICDVGAHKMWMARMFRAEKPNTCIISNGFAGMGIAVPGAIAAKLAMPNRAIVAVTGDAGFMMNSQEIETALRCETPIVILIWNDSQYGLIEWKQTRKYGRAAYIDFKNPDFVQYAQSFGAKGYRINCAEDLLPTLELALKDNTVSVIDCPVDYSQNDRLTQLLGSVINEMHD, from the coding sequence ATGAATGCCGCACAACTTTTTGTTAAATGTTTAGAAAATGAACAGGTTGAATTTATCTTTGGCATTCCCGGCGAAGAAAATCTTGATCTTGTTGATGCCTTACTAGATTCAGACATTCGGTTTATTACCACACGACATGAACAAGGTGCCGCATTTATGGCCGATGTTTATGGCCGTCTTACTGGTAAAGCTGGCGTCTGTCTATCCACCTTAGGCCCTGGTGCAACTAATTTAGTTACTGGTGTGGCCGATGCCAATATGGATAATGCACCCTTAGTCGCCATAGCTGGACAAGCTGCCACGACTCGAATGCATAAAGAATCCCATCAGGTGGTCGATCTGGTGAGTATGTTTAAACCGATTACTAAATACGCGACGCAAATTCTTGATCCTGATACTGTTCCTGAAGTAGTGCGAAAAGCATTTAAAATTGCTCAAACTGAAAAGCCCGGTGCCAGCTTTATTGATTTTCCTGAAAATATTGCTGAAATGGCAACCTTAACCCAGCCATTGCCGGTTAAACAAGCACGCCCTACTACAGCTAGTGAAAAACTGATTAAACAAGCTGCTCAAGCCATACAAGACGCGACTTCCCCACTTATATTAGTCGGTAATGGGGCCATTCGAGCAAATGCTTCAGCACAGGTTTATGCCTTAGCTAAACAGCTTAATATCCCTACAGTTAATACGTTTATGGCCAAAGGCGTAGTACCATTTTTTAAAAATACGACCGCGATGGGTACAGCGGGTTTGCAAAAAGGGGACTATGAAAATGGTGGCTTCTCAAAAGCCGATCTTGTGATATGTATTGGCTTTGATATGGTTGAATACCACCCCCATCTATGGAACCCTCGTCATCAACACCGTATTATTCATATAGACCCCCTACCGGCAGAGGTGGATGCCTCTTATTTGCCAGAAATTGAGCTGATTGGTGATATTGCCAGTAATTTACTTCAACTTAGCGCTATGTTGAACACTCGGCCAAATTTTCCGCTTGATCATCCATTACGTGATGCCACAATGGCCGAGATGAATCGCTGCAAAGCCAGTCAGGATTTTCCGCTCTTACCGCAAAAAATCATTTGGGATTTACGTACCGCCATGAAGCGCGATGATATTGCAATCTGCGATGTTGGTGCCCATAAAATGTGGATGGCGCGCATGTTCCGTGCTGAAAAACCAAACACCTGCATTATTTCAAATGGCTTTGCTGGTATGGGTATTGCTGTACCTGGCGCTATTGCAGCCAAACTTGCTATGCCAAACCGAGCAATTGTTGCAGTAACGGGCGATGCCGGCTTTATGATGAATTCACAAGAAATTGAAACTGCACTGCGTTGTGAAACGCCTATCGTTATTCTGATATGGAATGACAGCCAATATGGCTTAATAGAATGGAAACAAACCCGTAAATATGGTCGTGCCGCCTATATCGATTTTAAAAACCCTGACTTTGTGCAATATGCACAATCTTTTGGGGCTAAAGGCTATCGTATAAATTGTGCCGAGGATTTGTTACCCACGCTAGAACTAGCATTAAAGGACAATACGGTGAGTGTGATAGATTGCCCAGTCGATTATTCTCAAAATGATCGCTTAACCCAATTACTTGGATCAGTAATTAATGAAATGCACGACTAG
- a CDS encoding nitroreductase family protein, with protein MLISCIKNRRSIFQFQPKSVPKIALEQCLDAAIWAPNHGLTEPWRFYVIGSEMQWKLANIYAQKRAEKRASPGTENFQSVYDHAVKKFMAIPQVVFVGQLLNTNLVIAKEDYAACACAIQNFQLVAWELELGVQWSTGPILTASETANLLGIDFTQVELIAALYVGYPKAIPGSTRKEFQSVTQYYD; from the coding sequence ATGCTTATATCCTGCATCAAAAACCGTAGAAGTATATTTCAATTTCAACCAAAATCAGTGCCGAAAATTGCATTAGAACAATGTCTTGATGCGGCTATTTGGGCACCTAATCATGGCTTAACAGAACCTTGGCGTTTCTATGTTATCGGCTCTGAAATGCAATGGAAATTGGCCAATATTTATGCCCAAAAAAGGGCTGAAAAACGTGCTAGTCCGGGCACAGAAAATTTCCAATCAGTTTATGATCACGCAGTAAAAAAGTTTATGGCTATTCCTCAAGTAGTGTTTGTTGGCCAACTACTCAACACCAATCTTGTGATCGCAAAAGAGGATTACGCAGCCTGTGCTTGTGCTATTCAAAATTTTCAATTAGTGGCTTGGGAGCTAGAATTAGGCGTTCAATGGAGCACGGGTCCTATTCTAACGGCGTCGGAAACAGCAAATTTGTTAGGCATTGACTTTACCCAAGTCGAGTTAATTGCGGCGCTGTATGTGGGTTATCCAAAAGCTATTCCAGGCTCGACTCGCAAAGAATTTCAAAGTGTTACTCAATATTATGATTGA